A single Desulfovibrio gilichinskyi DNA region contains:
- a CDS encoding phosphatase PAP2 family protein gives MIFITQPWDMKLLVIVNQIMRKNWLDIVMPLISSAALLWVIIIAATAYGFQKKGPKFLVIMLVIISSMGIADFSTGIIKSTIGRVRPVNSVPLTYFREDGKWQRRPLDFKPLKEKGNSYPSAHAANSMAFALMCMFFFRKLRPWMIFLPLAVGYSRLYLGKHFPTDVLAGWVVGTCVAISVWLVWKYLIKNKIPDKLRP, from the coding sequence GTGATTTTTATAACACAGCCTTGGGATATGAAACTATTAGTTATCGTCAACCAGATAATGAGAAAAAACTGGCTTGATATTGTAATGCCGCTGATTTCATCCGCCGCTCTTTTATGGGTGATAATTATTGCAGCTACGGCTTACGGTTTTCAAAAAAAAGGACCAAAATTTCTGGTTATAATGCTGGTTATTATCAGCTCCATGGGAATAGCCGATTTTTCAACAGGAATAATTAAAAGCACAATAGGTAGAGTTCGTCCTGTTAATTCTGTTCCGCTCACATATTTTCGGGAAGATGGAAAGTGGCAACGCAGACCGCTTGATTTTAAACCGCTGAAAGAAAAAGGTAATTCCTACCCTTCAGCTCACGCCGCCAATTCGATGGCTTTTGCGCTGATGTGCATGTTCTTTTTCCGCAAGCTGAGGCCCTGGATGATTTTTCTGCCGCTGGCTGTAGGCTACTCCCGGCTGTATTTAGGAAAACACTTTCCGACTGACGTGCTGGCTGGATGGGTTGTTGGAACATGTGTCGCAATTTCAGTCTGGCTAGTCTGGAAATATCTTATTAAAAATAAAATCCCTGACAAACTGCGACCCTAA
- a CDS encoding glycosyltransferase family 4 protein, protein MNKIAIMLPRFSRYGGVERFGYNLSKALAEQGYSVDFICSRAEENPPQSVQVINVGRYGLCRAGKLLWFVVAAEVARKKGNYDLCISLGKSLNQDILRIGGGPLESFWKLSRRAWPSGLARSFKMFRRRTALVNLLIKYIEKRQIGSGCRMVCVSHRVKDWMIQSHPDLMEREIEVVYNKPDLSLFSRPSKKARAESRAEFSLTDKEIVISTATTNFALKGVSSLIKALAQLPENYYLHVAGGRNPAKYQTLAETLGVAKRVRFLGKITDMPKFYGSSDIFVLPSYYDACSNSVLEALACGLPVLSSRDNGSSYFLPPDRVFDDPSDFIKIKDMIVTAVAERDDVPFEWPEEIPCGIEPYLKMVKEMLKK, encoded by the coding sequence ATGAATAAAATTGCGATCATGCTTCCGCGCTTCAGCCGCTATGGCGGAGTAGAACGTTTTGGATATAATCTCAGTAAGGCTCTGGCTGAGCAAGGGTACAGTGTTGATTTTATTTGTTCCAGAGCTGAGGAAAATCCTCCGCAGAGTGTACAGGTTATTAATGTCGGACGTTACGGTTTATGCCGCGCAGGAAAGTTGTTGTGGTTTGTTGTAGCGGCTGAAGTGGCTCGTAAAAAAGGAAACTATGATCTTTGCATTAGCCTTGGCAAATCACTTAATCAGGATATTCTTCGCATAGGCGGCGGTCCTCTTGAATCTTTCTGGAAGCTTTCACGTCGCGCATGGCCGTCAGGACTTGCCCGTTCATTTAAAATGTTTCGCAGACGCACTGCTCTTGTAAACCTGCTTATTAAATATATTGAAAAGCGTCAGATTGGCTCAGGTTGTCGCATGGTCTGTGTTTCGCATAGAGTTAAGGATTGGATGATCCAATCGCACCCAGACCTTATGGAGCGTGAAATAGAGGTTGTTTACAACAAGCCTGACCTTTCGCTTTTCTCCAGACCGAGCAAGAAGGCTAGAGCAGAGAGCAGAGCTGAATTTTCTTTGACTGATAAAGAGATTGTAATATCAACTGCCACCACAAATTTTGCGCTTAAAGGCGTATCCAGTTTGATTAAAGCATTGGCGCAGTTACCTGAAAATTATTATCTGCACGTGGCGGGCGGGCGTAATCCTGCAAAGTATCAGACGCTTGCCGAAACTCTCGGAGTTGCAAAGCGTGTCAGGTTTTTAGGTAAAATCACTGATATGCCGAAATTCTACGGAAGTTCAGATATTTTTGTTCTTCCTTCATATTATGATGCCTGCTCAAATTCTGTCCTTGAAGCTCTTGCCTGCGGACTTCCTGTTTTAAGCTCTCGTGACAACGGCAGCAGTTATTTTTTACCGCCTGATAGAGTTTTTGATGATCCGTCAGATTTTATCAAAATTAAAGATATGATCGTAACGGCTGTAGCAGAAAGGGATGATGTTCCGTTTGAATGGCCCGAAGAAATTCCATGCGGAATTGAGCCTTATTTGAAAATGGTGAAGGAAATGCTTAAAAAATAA
- the hisF gene encoding imidazole glycerol phosphate synthase subunit HisF: MLSKRVIPCLDVRNGILTKGVKFKDNVDIGDPVATAKMYYEQGADEIVFYDITASSEGRGIFLDVVERVASEIFIPFSVGGGINSVEDMRAVLLAGAEKVSVNSGAVKNPDIISQGAAAFGSQCIVLGMDVKRVPKSELIPSGFEIVINGGRKFMGIDALDWAKTCEALGAGEICLNSIDADGTKDGYDLELTKLISESVTVPVIASGGAGHPQHMVDAVTEGRASAALIASIVHYGEYTLPQLKEYMASKGVKTRSTW, translated from the coding sequence ATGCTTAGCAAAAGAGTCATACCCTGTCTGGACGTGCGCAACGGAATCCTTACCAAGGGCGTTAAGTTCAAAGATAATGTTGATATCGGCGATCCAGTTGCAACAGCTAAAATGTATTATGAGCAGGGAGCTGACGAAATCGTATTTTACGACATCACCGCTTCTTCTGAAGGACGCGGAATATTCCTTGATGTTGTAGAACGCGTTGCCTCTGAAATATTCATTCCCTTCTCTGTCGGCGGCGGAATTAACTCTGTCGAAGATATGCGAGCAGTACTTTTGGCCGGAGCAGAAAAAGTATCAGTTAACTCCGGCGCTGTAAAAAACCCCGACATTATCAGTCAGGGCGCAGCCGCTTTCGGATCACAATGCATCGTTTTGGGAATGGATGTTAAAAGAGTTCCTAAATCAGAACTTATTCCTTCAGGATTTGAAATCGTCATCAACGGCGGACGTAAATTCATGGGCATAGATGCTCTTGACTGGGCCAAGACCTGCGAAGCTCTCGGAGCCGGAGAAATCTGCCTGAACTCAATTGACGCGGATGGAACAAAAGACGGATACGATCTTGAACTTACCAAACTTATATCTGAAAGTGTAACGGTTCCAGTAATCGCATCAGGCGGCGCAGGACACCCCCAGCATATGGTCGACGCCGTGACTGAAGGCCGCGCATCAGCTGCCCTGATCGCTTCCATCGTCCATTACGGTGAGTACACTCTGCCTCAGCTGAAAGAATACATGGCCTCAAAAGGTGTTAAGACTCGCAGCACTTGGTAG
- the hisH gene encoding imidazole glycerol phosphate synthase subunit HisH, giving the protein MLAILDYKAGNQTSVQRALNKLGIPNVITSDPDVLSNATGIIFPGVGAAGQAMDELTSGGLDERLKDLVAQNKPLLGICVGCQILLDYSEENDTKALSVIPGECRLFNPSWVDYEGIPIRVPHMGWNQIELKQDCILFKDIDPDAYFYFVHSYYPAPEEKFIIGETTYGRPFCSLHGREGLWAVQFHPEKSGTPGLKLLSNFYEYCKEASDA; this is encoded by the coding sequence ATGCTGGCCATTCTTGACTACAAGGCTGGAAATCAAACCAGTGTTCAGCGCGCTCTGAACAAATTAGGCATTCCAAACGTAATTACTTCCGATCCGGACGTTCTCTCCAATGCTACCGGAATAATCTTTCCGGGAGTCGGAGCAGCCGGTCAGGCGATGGACGAACTTACCTCCGGCGGCCTAGATGAACGTTTGAAAGATTTAGTTGCGCAGAACAAGCCGCTCCTCGGCATCTGCGTTGGATGTCAGATTCTGCTGGACTACAGCGAAGAAAACGACACCAAAGCTCTTTCAGTAATCCCCGGAGAATGCAGACTCTTCAACCCTTCATGGGTGGATTACGAAGGAATTCCCATCCGTGTACCGCATATGGGCTGGAACCAGATTGAACTGAAGCAGGATTGCATTCTTTTTAAGGATATCGACCCTGATGCATATTTTTACTTTGTTCACAGCTATTATCCGGCTCCTGAAGAAAAATTTATTATCGGCGAAACAACTTACGGACGCCCTTTCTGTTCCCTGCACGGACGCGAAGGATTATGGGCTGTGCAGTTCCATCCTGAAAAAAGCGGAACACCCGGCCTGAAACTTCTTTCCAATTTCTACGAATACTGCAAGGAGGCTTCCGATGCTTAG
- a CDS encoding J domain-containing protein, producing the protein MNFLEARRILGIDSDAKIADVKKAFRKLAFTMHPDLNPSPDAAQKFREVNEAYVFLRNEMRGDSEKPSSAGRASRNEQKSTFTSRADQKTASPGAGAKAYQQQQRTARADAQNNNRSTSAQRSRSFYQKEEDVLKDILNDPFAKQVFEDIYRQIGKDKPFRHGPGTAKERKLNMNWGDKSVSVDVSRGILGGIKSWVRGQMDDEQTVFFPASTLIPGRSIRITIQQGFRKTPKTLEITLPRDFIIGRPIRLKGQGRQLGPVKGDLYLRILAK; encoded by the coding sequence ATGAATTTTCTGGAAGCACGGAGAATATTAGGAATTGATTCAGATGCAAAAATTGCAGACGTAAAAAAAGCGTTTCGCAAACTGGCATTTACAATGCATCCTGACCTTAATCCAAGCCCTGATGCGGCGCAAAAATTTCGAGAAGTTAACGAAGCTTACGTTTTTCTTAGAAACGAAATGCGCGGAGACTCCGAAAAGCCGTCTTCTGCCGGAAGAGCTTCACGCAACGAACAAAAGTCAACTTTCACATCCAGAGCTGATCAGAAAACAGCTTCACCCGGTGCAGGAGCAAAGGCTTACCAGCAACAGCAGCGAACCGCACGTGCTGATGCTCAAAACAATAACCGTTCAACTTCCGCCCAAAGAAGCAGATCTTTTTATCAGAAAGAAGAAGATGTTCTCAAAGACATCCTCAATGACCCGTTTGCGAAACAGGTTTTCGAGGATATTTACCGCCAGATAGGCAAAGACAAACCGTTTAGACATGGACCGGGCACAGCTAAAGAACGTAAGCTGAACATGAACTGGGGTGACAAATCTGTATCAGTTGATGTTTCGCGCGGTATTTTAGGCGGAATCAAGTCGTGGGTACGCGGACAAATGGATGATGAACAAACAGTTTTCTTTCCCGCATCAACTCTTATCCCCGGCCGAAGTATCCGTATAACCATTCAGCAGGGTTTCCGGAAGACACCGAAAACTCTTGAAATAACACTGCCGCGAGATTTCATCATCGGCAGGCCCATCCGTCTGAAAGGCCAAGGCAGGCAACTCGGCCCTGTTAAGGGTGACCTTTATTTACGTATTCTTGCAAAATAA